A segment of the Bacillota bacterium genome:
CTGACAGCGGACGCTTCCTTCTCGCGCGGAGTCTCAACCCAAGAAAAGACCAGAGTTACGCGCTATATGCGCTTAAACAGGAGCAGCTCAGCCGCCTTCAGCTGCCGCTCGGGACGAAGACCAAGGAAGAAGCGCGGGAGATCGTGCGGCGGCGGGGGGTGGAAATAGCGGGCAAGGAGAGCCAGGAGATATGTTTCATCCCCGTCGGGGACTACCGCACATTTCTTCGGGATAAAGCGGGTGGCGGTATCAAGCCCGGTCGGATAATCGACCATAAGGGTAATGTGCTCGGACGCCATAACGGCCTGCCTTATTACACGGTAGGGCAGCGCAGGGGACTAGGCCTGGCGGCGGGGTATCCGCTTTTCGTAACGGCGCTGGACACAGCTCGGAACGAGTTGGTGGTCGGTCCGGTTGATATGCTTTACAGCGACGGTTGTATGGTGGGGGGGATGAATTTCATCCCTTTCGATCGTTTAGAGAAAACCATAACGGTATCCGTAAAGGTCCGCTACGCCGCAAAGGCCAAGCCGGCAGAGATCAGTCCGGCGGGGAATGACCGGGTGGCGGTAAGGTTTAAAACGCCGGAGCGCGCCGTAGCGCCGGGGCAGGCGGCGGTTTTCTACGACGGGGATGTCGTGGTCGGCGGGGGGACGATTCTTTATAAGGATGAAGGATGAGGTATGAAGGATGAAGGCAGGAGACAGAAGGTAGAAGGTAGAAGGTAGAAGGTGATCAAGTCCTCAGTCCTATGTCCTTAGTCCTAAGTCCGGGGACGGAAACGGGGAATTGCGGGTAGCAGGCATTACGCAGCTATTGTGCCGTATAGTGTTTCGTTTACGGGACGTGGCGAAAGGCGAGTGGAGCGCGAAAGCGCGCCTGGGGCAGCGCGGAGCGTACACAGAGTTCAGATGTCGAAGGCCGAAATCAGAGGTCAGACTCAACAGGAGAATTCGCAACAGCCAATTCTCTCAAGAAATCCGACTTCCCACCTCCTGCATCCGACATCTGAAATGCGCAGCATATCGCCCGACGACGG
Coding sequences within it:
- the mnmA gene encoding tRNA 2-thiouridine(34) synthase MnmA; this translates as MKTALYRVAVALSGGVDSAAAAVIIREQGHRVFGVTMRLTDAPVTPAAEVASALGIEHHIFDLREMFRDVVIDAFVAEYLAGRTPNPCVVCNPRIKFGALLQKALELGAERFATGHYARVFYDSDSGRFLLARSLNPRKDQSYALYALKQEQLSRLQLPLGTKTKEEAREIVRRRGVEIAGKESQEICFIPVGDYRTFLRDKAGGGIKPGRIIDHKGNVLGRHNGLPYYTVGQRRGLGLAAGYPLFVTALDTARNELVVGPVDMLYSDGCMVGGMNFIPFDRLEKTITVSVKVRYAAKAKPAEISPAGNDRVAVRFKTPERAVAPGQAAVFYDGDVVVGGGTILYKDEG